A window from Plasmodium cynomolgi strain B DNA, chromosome 7, whole genome shotgun sequence encodes these proteins:
- a CDS encoding para-aminobenzoic acid synthetase (putative), with protein MERRVVSLFVDFFDSYSYNIVHYLRKVNGTEPIVVHPGELTIEDFLSKYYHQVDNVVISPGYGNPETGKSNKNDLIAGILERKIDIPILGICFGHQLICHLYGCKIKKVKNMFHGDTNIINICKYQNVASDLFENVKDGFKATCYNSLKVSKRVSDPLRITCYSLCGNEFIVMGTQHKDLPYYTVQYHPESIESDFSDTFFENFKKITLKRGGGRRGRQATVNYAEHQLWSKHLQGESPKKLPPNGRGQKQWKIKLVKLSGVHNLRNFSQAIFKAICYDPNDVSFWLDSNGEFWDAPLEGSYSKGGIQQGGGDSVDRSPTHGSHPNSSHPNSSHPNGSHPNGSHPHSSHPHSSHPNTSCRFSYMGNAKGHLSELLEYYYSEDGEGNQINGTIIQLGKGPSDESYRVRHYSEDPNNCLVHHMRDRINLFKGNYNIHLEEVKMGKWDGTFSECRTSRGEKSMANRSTGEEGEEGEEAGDGEEGQLPPDGYPYEGYLPKGAIEEDQFVKHKDSCLLGYFGFFTYEYNYETMKNLYEKKWKNHAEDRHSKNAIPISVFIFPQNFISLDLVSNNIYLISLEPEEPYFKSPLGHSPPVCSSQEVHDLLRYNAKWNRKAIRKIAAIVKTKRECCDRVECCDRVECCDRVECCQRVECCQRGMVPPVSTPPECPPHHEELPNTNEANENKIVFSPLVGKDEYMENVKRCKEYIEKGHSYELCLTTQFLGYYFVSDRNAPSVDFLNMYLHVRHVNKVAYSCYIHYWRKIHTESVPLQVSTNPVIDEELQFTVMCLSPEEFLRKDKDDVLFSKPIKGTIRRGKSDEEDAKMKRQLLNSKKDRAENLMIVDLTTNDFHRICQTDTVRVSHLFQIESYAYLHQMVSQIRGRLSPGKSFADAIVNIFPGGSMTGAPKPISMSLLQSIEKAPRGVYSGSIGFISVQGNFVLNIVIRTAVVQNNTISIGAGGAVTIKSDETEEYNEMLLKFMSVARPIW; from the exons ATGGAGCGGCGCGTGGTGAGCCTCTTCGTTGACTTCTTCGACTCTTACTCCTACAACATCGTGCACTACCTGCGAAAGGTGAACGGTACGGAACCGATAGTCGTGCACCCGGGGGAGCTAACCATTGAAGATTTTTTGAGCAAATATTATCACCAAGTGGACAATGTAGTGATCTCCCCAGGGTATGGAAACCCTGAAACGGggaaaagcaacaaaaacgACCTAATCGCAGGGATACTGGAGAGGAAGATCGACATTCCAATCCTGGGTATATGCTTTGGGCACCAATTAATTTGCCACCTCTACGggtgtaaaataaaaaaagtaaagaatATGTTTCATGGGGACAcgaatataattaatatatgcAAGTACCAAAATGTAGCTAGCGATTTGtttgaaaatgtaaaggaCGGATTCAAAGCGACATGTTATAACTCTCTAAAGGTGAGCAAAAGGGTGAGTGATCCATTGAGGATTACTTGCTACTCTCTTTGTGGAAATGAATTCATAGTTATGGGCACGCAACATAAAGACCTCCCATACTACACTGTCCAATATCACCCGGAGTCCATCGAAAGCGATTTTAGTGAcaccttttttgaaaattttaaaaagattaCACTAAAACGAGGAGGTGGACGTAGGGGAAGACAAGCCACTGTCAACTATGCAGAGCACCAACTGTGGAGTAAACACCTGCAAGGAGAATCTCCAAAGAAGCTTCCCCCAAATGGACGGGGACAGAAAcagtggaaaataaaacttgTAAAACTTTCAGGGGTCCACAACTTACGTAATTTCTCGCAGGCCATTTTTAAAGCCATTTGTTATGACCCAAATGATGTGTCTTTTTGGCTGGACAGCAACGGGGAATTTTGGGATGCCCCTCTAGAGGGCTCCTACTCCAAGGGGGGGATCCAACAGGGTGGAGGTGACAGTGTGGATAGAAGCCCCACGCATGGCAGTCACCCAAATAGCAGCCACCCAAATAGCAGTCACCCCAATGGCAGTCACCCAAATGGCAGCCACCCACATAGCAGTCACCCACATAGCAGTCACCCCAATACCAGCTGCAGATTTTCCTACATGGGAAATGCGAAAGGGCATTTAAGCGAACTGTTAGAATATTACTACTCAGAGGATGGGGAAGGGAACCAAATTAATGGAACAATCATTCAGTTGGGGAAAGGGCCAAGCGACGAATCGTATCGAGTGAGGCACTACAGTGAGGACCCAAACAACTGCCTGGTGCATCACATGAGAGACAGGATAAATCTCTTTAAGGGTAACTATAATATCCACTTAGAGGaggtcaaaatggggaagtggGATGGCACCTTCAGTGAGTGCAGAACGAGCCGTGGTGAGAAGAGCATGGCGAATCGCTCCACgggggaggaaggagaagaaggagaagaagcaggagaCGGAGAGGAAGGACAACTCCCCCCTGATGGTTATCCCTACGAAGGCTACCTTCCGAAAGGGGCAATCGAAGAGGACCAATTCGTGAAGCATAAGGACTCCTGCCTCTTGGGCTACTTTGGCTTCTTCACATACGAATATAATTACGAGACcatgaaaaatttgtatgaaaaaaagtggaagaatcATGCGGAGGACAGGCACTCGAAGAATGCCATCCCCatttctgtttttattttccctcaGAATTTTATCTCTCTCGATTTGGTCAGTAATAATATTTACTTAATTTCGCTCGAACCGGAGGAGCCCTATTTTAAGTCTCCCCTGGGGCACTCCCCCCCCGTCTGCAGCAGCCAAGAAGTGCACGACCTCCTACGGTACAATGCCAAATGGAATCGCAAAGCCATCCGCAAAATTGCCGCAATTGTTAAGACAAAACGGGAATGCTGCGATCGTGTGGAATGCTGTGATCGTGTGGAATGCTGTGATCGTGTGGAGTGCTGCCAACGTGTGGAGTGCTGCCAACGTGGTATGGTTCCCCCTGTAAGCACCCCCCCGGAGTGTCCCCCACACCATGAGGAGTTACCGAACACGAACGAagcaaatgaaaacaaaattgtatttaGCCCACTGGTAGGTAAAGATGaatatatggaaaatgtaaaacgGTGCAAAGAGTACATTGAAAAGGGGCATTCATATGAACTTTGCTTAACGACCCAATTTCTAGGGTATTATTTCGTGTCGGATCGTAATGCACCCTCTGTAGATTTTCTAAACATGTACTTGCATGTAAGGCATGTCAATAAAGTTGCCTACAGTTGTTACATTCACTACTGGAGAAAAATCCACACTGAGTCAGTACCCCTCCAAGTAAGTACCAACCCCGTGATCGATGAAGAATTACAATTTACAGTCATGTGTCTTAGTCCGGAGGAATTCCTTCGAAAGGATAAAGACGATGTCCTCTTTAGTAAGCCAATCAAAGGGACCATAAGGAGAGGAAAGTCGGATGAAGaggatgcaaaaatgaaaaggcaaCTGCTCAATAGTAAAAAAGACAGAGCAGAAAATCTTATGATTGTAGATCTCACTACAAACGATTTTCACAGGATTTGCCAAACTGATACCGTTCGTGTTAGCCACTTATTTCAGATTGAGAGCTATGCTTATCTCCACCAAATGGTTTCCCAAATACGTGGAAGGCTTTCCCCTGGGAAATCCTTTGCAGATGCCATtgtcaatatttttccaGGCGGTTCCATGACGGGTGCGCCCAAGCCCATATCTATGTCGCTTCTGCAAAG CATCGAAAAGGCCCCCCGGGGGGTTTACTCCGGATCCATTGGGTTCATCTCCGTGCAGGGCAATTTTGTCCTTAACATCGTCATTCGAACGGCCGTGGTGCAAAACAACACG ATCTCCATCGGGGCCGGTGGCGCCGTCACTATCAAGAGTGATGAGACGGAGGAGTACAACGAAATGCTCCTTAAGTTTATGAGCGTGGCGAGGCCAATTTGGTAA
- a CDS encoding hypothetical protein (putative) codes for MMVRRGLLLHFALFCLSYVAKCKVPNGGGYEHAHSRFVQSKINVLTWLTNVYVGKTYYLFKEEPKKSASDNDEAETKKSRKYTHPKRPNILKSIWITVKKEKKKQPLRHVPKEKIADSSSHPLECREYFLKPTYDPVDLNNQWLQTDNWQIDNEKAVIEYKGKDSCRESNHPFPFGWLDNRLLLPNCAHTNVVEYK; via the exons ATGATGGTGAGACGGGgccttcttctccattttgcattgTTCTGTTTGTCCTATGTTGCAAAATGTAAAGTGCCCAATGGAGGAGGGTACGAACATGCGCATAGCAGATTCGTCCAAAGTAAAATTAACGTCCTGACTTGGTTGACCAACGTGTACGTAGGAAAAACGTATTACCTTTTTAAGGaggaaccaaaaaaaagcgcCTCTGATAATGATGAGGcagagacaaaaaaaagtagaa AATATACCCATCCGAAACGcccaaatattttaaaaagcattTGGATTAccgtaaaaaaggaaaagaagaaacagccACTTCGACACGtgccaaaagaaaaaattgccgaTTCTTCTTCTCACCCGCTTGA ATGTCGCGAATATTTCTTAAAGCCGACTTACGACCCAGTCGATCTGA atAACCAATGGCTCCAAACGGATAACTGGCAGATCGACAATGAGAAGGCAGTGATAGAGTACAAGGGGAAGGACAGCTGTAGAGAATCG AATCATCCCTTTCCATTTGGATGGCTAGACAACAGGTTACTCCTCCCCAACTGCGCACACACCAACGTGGTCGAATATAAGTGA
- a CDS encoding phosphoglycerate kinase (putative) gives MLGNKLSITDVKDIKGKKVLVRVDFNVPIENGVIKDTNRITATLPTIHHLKKEGASKIILISHCGRPDGSKNLKYTLKPVAETLKTLLGEEVLFLSDCVGEEVEQQINQAKDNSVILLENLRFHVEEEGKGVDADGNKIKANKEDIEKFQNDLTKLGDIFINDAFGTAHRAHSSMVGIKLNVKASGFLMKKELEYFSKALENPQRPLLAILGGAKVSDKIQLIKNLLDKVDKMIIGGGMAYTFKYVLNNMKIGDSLFDEAGSKIVNEIMEKAKAKNVEIYLPVDFKVADKFDNNANTKIVTDVEGIEDHWMGLDAGPKSIENYKNVILGSKTIIWNGPQGVFEMPNFAKGSIECLKLVIEATKNGAITIVGGGDTASLVEQQQKKNEISHVSTGGGASLELLEGKELPGVLALSNK, from the coding sequence ATGTTGGGAAACAAGCTAAGCATCACCGACGTGAAGGACATCAAAGGGAAGAAGGTCCTAGTGCGAGTAGATTTCAACGTGCCAATTGAAAATGGAGTAATAAAGGATACGAATAGAATCACAGCAACGCTTCCCACGATTCACCATTTGAAGAAGGAAGGAGCATCTAAAATTATCCTCATTTCTCATTGTGGAAGACCGGACGGATCAAAGAATCTAAAATATACCTTAAAGCCAGTCGCAGAAACGCTAAAGACTTTACTCGGAGAAGAAGTACTTTTTCTGAGTGACTGTGTaggagaagaagtagaaCAACAGATAAACCAAGCGAAAGATAATTCAGTCATTCTTCTTGAAAATTTGCGATTTCatgtagaagaagaaggaaaaggagtaGATGCagatggaaataaaataaaggctAATAAAGAAGATATagaaaaattccaaaatGACTTAACCAAATTGGgagatatatttattaatgatGCTTTTGGAACAGCTCACCGAGCACACAGTAGTATGGTTGGAATTAAACTAAATGTAAAAGCATCTGGatttttgatgaaaaaagaattggaaTATTTTAGTAAAGCTTTGGAAAATCCTCAGAGACCACTGCTAGCCATTTTGGGTGGAGCCAAAGTATCAGATAAAATTCAATTAATAAAGAATCTGTTAGATAAGGTAGATAAAATGATCATAGGAGGAGGAATGGCTTATACTTTCAAATATGTTTtgaataatatgaaaattggAGATTCCCTTTTTGATGAAGCTGGTAGCAAAATTGTGAATGAAATTATGGAGAAAGCGAAGGCGAAGAATGTAGAGATTTACCTCCCTGTTGATTTTAAAGTAGCTGACAAATTTGATAATAATGCTAACACAAAAATTGTGACAGATGTGGAAGGTATTGAGGATCATTGGATGGGACTTGATGCTGGACCTAAGAGTATAGAAAATTACAAGAACGTCATTTTAGGTTCTAAAACAATTATTTGGAATGGACCCCAGGGTGTATTTGAGATGCCGAATTTTGCTAAGGGTAGTATTGAATGCCTCAAGTTAGTCATTGAAGCTACGAAGAATGGAGCCATAACCATCGTCGGTGGGGGAGATACTGCTTCGCTAGTGGAACAACAACAGAAGAAGAACGAAATTAGCCATGTGTCCACTGGTGGAGGGGCTTCCCTTGAGTTACTAGAAGGGAAGGAGCTCCCAGGTGTGTTGGCCCTCTCGAACAAGTAA
- a CDS encoding glutamine synthetase (putative), with the protein PLQFSSAAELFDFIQDEKNDVEIVACIISNLLGSFFKCFFYVPEISLAKLENGFPFDGSSIKLCADAEVSDFYIKVDVSTCFIEKCDGRNMLNVLCDIKRYNGFDYYKCPRTILKKTCSFIKKENIVDTIFIGNEIEFFIFDKVNFGLDDYDSYLKVFDREAFSCKNGGNGHSSASNGEHGTTASLACSTYPTGTGNMSTNDDSKKVKKKCGYFATDPYDTSNMIKLRICRILNSLNIHVQKYHHEVSTSQHEISLKYFDAVKNADNLLLTKQVIKNAVHNFNRTATFMPKPLVSDNGSGLHCNISLWKDNKNIFFADDPSTFFLSKEAFYFMNGIIRHAKALQAFCNSTMNSYKRLVPGFETCQKLFYSFGSRNAVIRLSMINYNNPSEKRIEFRLPDYANSPHLVLAAIILAGYDGIKSKEQPLVPFESKDNTFFISSIFSNYVENTQNFKTLTHALEGYDTLHDVKKSPEFVDFFTCKEPENICFSLEDSLDALEKDHAFLTRDGIFTEEVIEEYIKFKRDEIAAYRRKVTPYDYYLYYDC; encoded by the exons CCCCTGCAGTTCTCCAGCGCAGCCGAGCTGTTCGACTTCATACAGGACGAGAAGAATGACGTGGAGATCGTGGCGTGCATCATTAGTAACCTGCTAGGGAGTTTCTTCAAGTGCTTCTTCTATGTGCCGGAAATTTCTCTGGCCAAGTTGGAGAATGGCTTCCCCTTTGACGGGTCCTCCATTAAGCTATGCGCAGATGCAGAGGTCAGCGATTTCTACATAAAAGTGGATGTATCCACGTGCTTTATTGAAAAATGTGACGGAAGGAACATGCTAAATGTATTATGCGACATTAAAAGGTATAACGGGTTTGACTACTACAAATGCCCTCgaaccattttgaagaaaacgtGCAGTTTTAtcaagaaggaaaatatagTGGACACAATATTCATAGGGAACGAAATtgagtttttcattttcgacAAGGTGAATTTTGGCCTCGATGATTATGACAGTTATTTGAAGGTCTTCGACAGGGAGGCCTTTTCTTGTAAAAATGGTGGCAATGGACATTCTTCCGCAAGTAATGGAGAACATGGTACTACTGCTAGTCTGGCTTGCTCCACCTACCCCACTGGCACTGGCAACATGTCAACAAATGATGACAGTaagaaggtgaaaaaaaaatgtggctaTTTTGCCACAGACCCATATGATACTTCCAACATGATCAAGCTACGAATTTGCAGAATCTTAAACAGTCTGAATATTCACGTGCAGAAGTATCACCATGAGGTTTCGACTAGCCAACACGAGATAtctttgaaatattttgacGCAGTTAAAAATGCAGATAATTTACTCCTCACCAAAcaggtaataaaaaatgccgTCCATAATTTCAACCGAACAGCTACCTTCATGCCCAAACCTCTAGTAAGTGATAATGGAAGCGGCCTACACTGTAACATATCCCTTTGGAaggataacaaaaatatattttttgctgatGACCCTTccacctttttcctttccaaagaggccttttattttatgaatggAATTATTAGACATGCCAAAGCGTTACAAGCCTTTTGTAATTCCACCATGAATTCATATAAAAGGTTAGTCCCAGGATTTGAAACTTGTCAGAAGCTGTTTTATTCCTTTGGCTCAAGAAATGCTGTTATTAGGTTATCCATGATTAATTACAATAACCCAAGTGAAAAACGAATTGAGTTTCGATTGCCTGATTATGCCAACTCTCCTCACTTAGTTCTTGCTGCCATCATCCTGGCAGGATATGATGGTATCAAATCGAAGGAACAACCACTGGTACCATTCGAGAGTAAAGATaacaccttttttatttccagcattttttccaattacGTTGAGAATACACAAAATTTCAAAACTCTTACACATGCACTAGAGGGCTACGACACCCTTCATGATGTGAAGAAGAGTCCAGAATTTGTTGACTTCTTCACTTGCAAGGAGCCCGAGAATATATGCTTTTCTTTGGAGGACAGTTTGGATGCCTTGGAGAAGGACCACGCCTTTTTGACGCGGGACGGAATCTTCACGGAG GAAGTCATTGAGGAGTATATAAAGTTCAAGAGGGACGAAATAGCAGCCTACAGAAGGAAGGTCACTCCGTACGATTACTACTTATATTACGACTGCTAG
- a CDS encoding S-adenosylmethionine synthetase (putative): MNHLKIKRGNFLFTSESVNEGHPDKVCDQISDAILDACLREDPESKVACEVCAKKNFIFILGEITTKARVDYDKVARDVLKHIGYDDESKGLDYKTADIKIFIDEQSPDIAQCVHENKKPELIGAGDQGIMFGYATDEAENYMPLTHHYATLLGKRLTEVRKLGILPYLGPDGKTQITIEYKNKGSFGGHMEPLRVHTVLISTQHAENVKYEQLKSDLIENVVKYVIPEKLLDEETLYYLNPSGKFVLGGPAADAGLTGRKIICDTYGGWGAHGGGAFSGKDPSKVDRSAAYYLRYIAKSLVANKFCRRVLVQASYSIGIANPISLNVNSYGTASTGYTDYDLEQIILRNFDLRPGFIIEELKLKEPIFSKTSAYGHFGRSDSSFSWEKIKDLTHEKNVLKN, from the coding sequence ATGAATCACCTCAAAATAAAGAGAGGAAATTTCCTATTCACATCCGAGTCAGTGAATGAGGGGCACCCGGACAAAGTCTGCGACCAAATTTCGGACGCCATTTTAGACGCCTGCTTGAGGGAAGACCCAGAGAGTAAAGTAGCCTGTGAAGTGTGCGCGAAGaaaaactttatttttatccttgGAGAAATAACAACCAAAGCTAGAGTTGATTACGACAAGGTAGCTAGAGACGTTTTAAAGCACATAGGATATGATGATGAGAGCAAAGGATTGGACTACAAAACGGcagacataaaaatatttattgatgAGCAGTCCCCCGATATAGCTCAATGTGTgcatgaaaataaaaagccaGAATTAATAGGTGCTGGAGATCAGGGAATTATGTTCGGCTATGCAACTGATGAAGCTGAAAATTATATGCCATTGACACATCACTATGCTACGTTACTAGGAAAACGATTAACAGAAGTTAGGAAGTTAGGAATCCTTCCGTATTTAGGACCTGATGGAAAGACACAAATAACAATagagtataaaaataaaggaagcTTCGGTGGGCATATGGAACCTCTACGTGTACATACCGTTTTGATTTCCACACAGCATGCAGAGaatgtaaaatatgaacaattGAAATCTGATTTGATAGAAAATGTAGTGAAATATGTCATCCCGGAGAAGCTACTTGATGAGGAGACCTTATACTATTTAAACCCTTCAGGCAAATTTGTTCTTGGAGGACCTGCAGCAGATGCAGGGTTAACAggaaggaaaattatttgtgaTACCTATGGAGGTTGGGGTGCTCATGGGGGGGGTGCCTTCTCTGGAAAGGACCCATCCAAAGTGGATCGATCAGCTGCGTATTACTTACGTTACATTGCAAAATCCTTGgttgcaaataaattttgcaGGAGGGTCCTAGTACAAGCGTCCTACTCTATTGGAATTGCGAACCCTATTTCGTTGAATGTCAATTCGTATGGAACAGCCAGCACAGGGTACACTGATTATGATTtggaacaaattattttgcgGAACTTTGATTTGAGACCTGGATTCATCATAGAGGagttaaaattaaaggaacccattttttccaagacTTCTGCTTATGGCCACTTTGGACGAAGTGATAGTTCGTTCAGCTGGGAGAAGATAAAGGACCTCACCCATGAGAAGAACGTGCTCAAGAAC